The following are encoded in a window of Panicum virgatum strain AP13 chromosome 5N, P.virgatum_v5, whole genome shotgun sequence genomic DNA:
- the LOC120674630 gene encoding probable transcription factor GLK2 gives MAPEATGDDGSLGSAMEPAAQSKPRKRKKSRPPRPPPPSSMEGKPTKWKKVASSSTAAGPATPSPPSGGDSSGDGQQQRGKPRVVWSEELHDIFLKAYSILGEDAVPKKILALMNVDGITRENVASHLQKYRLSLKQEEKRIPDNEGGDERPTLHAEAFSSQTPLPTTPPQAQAQAQEPAPDPSSLHAHTLPPQPQAPFADLSVSSQLQVGQHHGQQLLLQTPPADCFGVNTTATDWLLGPGGVPMAQPIQQQRVAPPPEATVAARRELFKKQEEAARQAEMASMMRYEEAEEIAMAAQLGTATEGEDGQGLVAAEMGAKAGDGQGLPAEPEAAEMAAAGPEEGQGRGGEPAGAAPAGSGSPPGSSSIHERYWKIDDAEVSWDFGFLWYKTG, from the exons ATGGCGCCGGAGGCCACCGGCGATGACGGCAGCCTCGGCTCCGCCATGGAGCCGGCTGCGCAGAGCAAGCCTAGGAAGCGGAAGAAGTCCAGGCCGCCGcgaccgccaccgccgtcgtccATGGAGGGCAAGCCCACGAAGTGGAAGAAGGTCGCGTCCTCCAGCACGGCTGCCGGGCCCGCGactccctcgccgccgagcgGCGGCGACAGCTCCGGCGACGGTCAGCAGCAGCgcgggaagccgagggtcgtgTGGAGTGAAGAACTGCACGACATTTTTCTGAAAGCCTACAGCATCCTCGGGGAAG ATGCTGTGCCCAAGAAAATACTGGCCTTGATGAACGTTGATGGAATTACTAGAGAGAATGTCGCGAGCCACCTTCAG AAGTACCGATTGAGCCTGAAGCAGGAGGAGAAGCGCATCCCTGACAACGAAGGAGGAGACGAACGGCCGACCCTTCACGCAGAAGCTTTTTCCTCTCAAACGCCTTTGCCTACTACTCCGCCTCAAGCTCAAGCTCAAGCTCAAGAACCGGCTCCGGATCCGTCCTCGCTGCACGCGCACACCCTTCCTCCTCAACCACAAGCACCCTTCGCGGATCTTAGCGTGTCGTCCCAGCTGCAGGTAGGGCAGCATCATGGCCAGCAGCTACTACTCCAGACACCACCAGCTGATTGCTTTGGCGTCAACACTACCGCAACGGACTGGCTCCTTGGTCCGGGGGGAGTTCCCATGGCGCAGCCGATCCAGCAGCAGCGCGTTGCGCCGCCCCCGGAGGCCACcgtcgcggcgcggcgggagctCTTCAAAAAACAAGAAGAAGCGGCGCGGCAGGCTGAGATGGCCAGCATGATGAGGTacgaagaggcggaggagatagCTATGGCGGCACAGCTGGGGACGGCCACCGAAGGTGAAGACGGGCAAGGTCTGGTTGCAGCTGAGATGGGCGCCAAAGCAGGAGATGGACAAGGGCTCCCTGCCGAACCAGAAGCAGCTGAgatggccgccgccggacctgAAGAGGGACAAGGGCGAGGTGGCGAACCAGCAGGAGCTGCTCCCGCTGGCTCCGGGAGTCCGcctggcagcagcagcatccatGAACGATACTGGAAG ATCGACGACGCCGAGGTTTCATGGGACTTCGGATTCCTTTGGTACAAGACCGGTTAG
- the LOC120673763 gene encoding uncharacterized protein LOC120673763 has translation MDRTYKGGIKAYWKRRGYYRVDAAAAQRRPPLPTAELGGGVAQPPQPEDGSGRRRRRGWRVRRGQLGRRLLRALSPRRWLVRLRDAYVSVMLRLASSPAVGYGAGAPYCASTPHGAAVARPPQFKEYDEKVLVEIYRSILARGGALPLADGAGAPAAAAALRLPTAV, from the coding sequence ATGGACCGCACCTACAAGGGCGGCATCAAGGCGTACTGGAAGCGCCGGGGCTACTAccgcgtcgacgccgccgccgcgcagcgccgcccgccgctcccgACCGCGGAGCTCGGAGGTGGCGTCGCCCAGCCGCCGCAGCCGGAGGACGGctccggccggcgccggcgccgcgggtgGCGCGTGCGCCGCGGCCAGCTGGGGCGGCGCCTGCTCCGCGCGCTGTCGCCGCGCCGGTGGCTCGTGCGGCTCCGCGACGCGTACGTGTCGGTCATGCTGCGGCtggcctcctcccccgccgtcgggtacggcgccggcgcgccctaCTGCGCGTCGACGCCCCACGGTGCCGCCGTCGCGCGGCCGCCGCAGTTCAAGGAGTACGACGAGAAGGTGCTGGTCGAGATCTACAGGTCCATActcgcgcgcggcggggccctCCCACtcgccgacggcgccggcgcgcctgccgcagccgccgccctacGGCTACCCACGGCTGTTTGA
- the LOC120673764 gene encoding formin-A-like, producing the protein MSAPAALLLLLLPLLLGANAADPAPATIVLKDGTTCTLCASCDNPCNPSYYPPPAPVTTPPPPPPSYPAPSGGGGGGPIVYSSPPPPASTGGGLYYPPPTVGSTGGGGGNNGASQQGGGGGGGAYPTPPPPNPFLPYFPFYYYSPPPPHYSGARAVTAASSPAATLLAVLLSGMLLLQQQQQW; encoded by the coding sequence ATGTCCGCCCCCgctgctctcctcctcctccttctcccgcTCCTCCTCGGCGCCAATGCCGCCGACCCGGCGCCGGCCACCATCGTGCTCAAGGACGGCACCACCTGCACCCTCTGCGCGTCCTGCGACAACCCCTGCAACCCCTCCTACTACCCGCCCCCGGCGCCCGTCAccacgccgcccccgcccccgccctccTACCCCGctccctccggcggcggcggaggcggccccaTCGTCTACTCGTCCCCGCCCCCTCCTGCGTCCACCGGCGGTGGCCTCTACTACCCGCCGCCCACCGTCGGGTCCacgggcggcgggggcggtaACAACGGCGCCTCCCAgcagggcggcggaggcggaggcggcgcctacccgaccccgccgccgcccaacccGTTCCTCCCCTACTTCCCCTTCTACTACTacagtccgccgccgccgcactacTCCGGCGCCCGGGCCGTcaccgccgcctcgtcgccggccgcgaCGCTGCTCGCGGTGCTCCTCTCCgggatgctgctgctgcagcagcaacagcagtggTAG
- the LOC120673772 gene encoding heavy metal-associated isoprenylated plant protein 5-like has protein sequence MATESETPRITELHVRMDCNGCEHKVRKTLCAIDGVSEVYIDQGNHKITVVGMADPERIVKAIRKTKRVPTIFSHTDPAAEAQPPPSEGEAPPPANPPADTPPEEAAPAEPTLEIKEAPQAETPTTDAIVVNKMQDYPYGDGHHLYREHWANHPIDMHGVRYDAAPYHVTHSYSHHSTSPFIAEYSYRGSPDQEGKYYYSYNYYPGRGKGDGSQITSMFSDENPNACSIV, from the exons ATGGCTACAGAATCAGAG ACACCACGAATAACGGAGCTCCATGTAAGGATGGACTGCAATGGCTGCGAGCACAAGGTCCGGAAGACTCTGTGTGCTATTGATG GTGTTAGCGAAGTATACATAGATCAAGGAAATCACAAGATCACGGTGGTCGGGATGGCTGACCCTGAGAGGATTGTCAAGGCCATCAGGAAGACCAAGAGGGTCCCAACTATCTTCTCACACACGGATCCCGCAGCTGAGGCTCAGCCTCCACCTTCCGAAGGGGAAGCTCCACCACCAGCTAACCCACCAGCCGACACCCCTCCGGAAGAGGCAGCTCCGGCTGAGCCCACACTGGAGATCAAGGAGGCACCACAAGCAGAAACCCCGACCACGGATGCCATCGTGGTAAACAAGATGCAGGACTACCCATATGGCGATGGCCACCACCTGTACAGGGAGCACTGGGCGAACCACCCCATAGACATGCATGGGGTAAGATATGATGCTGCACCTTACCATGTAACGCACAGCTACAGCCACCACAGTACGAGCCCTTTCATAGCCGAGTACAGCTACAGAGGCTCTCCTGATCAAGAAGGAAAGTACTACTACAGCTATAACTACTACCCGGGCAGGGGCAAAGGAGATGGCAGCCAGATCACTTCAATGTTCAGTGATGAGAACCCAAACGCATGCAGCATAGTTTGA
- the LOC120673770 gene encoding folate synthesis bifunctional protein, mitochondrial-like isoform X2 → MLLYANKSLKKMYPVAKNYFGGLLQPHSFSVSDLVNPPRSSDIASRYAIPFKARSFTQCSIGGCSADQEIVIAMGSNVGDRVNTFDRALQLMKSSGLSITRHANLYETAPAYVTNQSRFLNSAIRGTTRLHPHELLKKLKEIEKDIGRTSGIRYGPRPIDLDILLYGNSKINSETLIVPHERIHERPFVLAPLVDLLGASGEDGIETSWHSLSKCSGGFFELWNKLGGESIIGTETIKRVLPVGNRLLDWSERTLVMGVLNLTPDSFSDGGKFQQVEAAISQAKLLISEGADIIDIGAQSTRPFAKRLSPNEELERLVPVLDEIMKIPEMDGKLLSVDTFYAEVASEAVKRGAHMINDVSGGLLDPKILKVAAELRVPYVTMHMRGDPSTMQSEPNLHYDDVCKEVASELYAQVREAELSGIPLWRIVLDPGIGFSKKSKHNLEVIMGLESIRREMGKMSIGASHVPILLGPSRKSFLGEICNRANPVERDAATVAAVTAGILNGANIVRVHNAGYGADAAKEGYPSLC, encoded by the exons ATGCTCCTCTATGCTAACAAGTCACTTAAGAAGATGTATCCTGTTGCAAAGAACTATTTTGGAGGGCTGCTCCAACCACATTCATTTTCAG TTTCTGATCTTGTCAATCCTCCGAGATCCTCAGACATAGCTTCTAGATATGCTATTCCATTCAAGGCTCGTTCGTTTACACAATGTTCCATTGGAGGATGTTCAGCTGACCAAGAGATTGTGATTGCTATGGGAAGTAATGTGGGTGATAGAGTCAATACATTTGACAGGGCATTGCAGCTGATGAAAAGCTCGGGCTTGAGCATCACTAGGCATGCCAATCTCTACGAGACTGCCCCTGCTTATGTGACCAATCAGTCACGGTTTCTTAATTCTGCCATTCGGGGCACAACTAGGCTCCATCCGCATGAGCTTCTTAAAAAGCtaaaggaaattgagaaggataTAGGCCGCACTAGTGGAATAAGGTATGGCCCAAGGCCTATTGATCTAGACATACTTCTATATGGTAATTCCAAGATTAATAGTGAGACTCTAATTGTGCCACATGAGCGCATCCATGAGAGGCCATTTGTTTTAGCACCTCTTGTAGACCTTCTAGGTGCTTCTGGTGAAGATGGTATCGAAACAAGTTGGCACTCTCTTTCGAAATGCAGTGGTGGTTTCTTTGAATTATGGAATAAACTTGGGGGTGAATCTATCATTGGCACAGAAACTATTAAAAGGGTATTACCTGTTGGGAATCGTTTGTTGGATTGGAGTGAGAGAACTCTCGTCATGGGGGTCCTTAATCTAACACCAGATAGCTTTAGTGATGGAGGTAAGTTTCAACAAGTGGAAGCTGCCATTTCTCAGGCTAAGTTATTAATCTCAGAAGGTGCTGATATCATTGATATTGGTGCTCAATCTACCAGGCCCTTTGCAAAGAGATTGTCTCCAAACGAAGAACTTGAGAGATTGGTTCCTGTTCTGGATGAGATTATGAAAATTCCCGAGATGGACGGAAAGTTGCTCTCAGTGGATACCTTCTATGCAGAAGTTGCTAGTGAAGCTGTGAAAAGAGGAGCTCACATGATCAATGATGTATCGGGTGGACTGCTTGACCCCAAAATTCTTAAAGTTGCTGCTGAACTCAGAGTTCCGTATGTTACAATGCATATGAGGGGAGATCCATCAACTATGCAAAGTGAACCAAATTTACATTATGATGATGTCTGCAAGGAAGTTGCTTCTGAGCTATATGCACAGGTGAGAGAAGCAGAGTTATCTGGGATTCCATTGTGGAGGATAGTTCTAGATCCAGGCATTGGGTTCTCCAAGAAATCGAAACATAACCTTGAAGTAATTATGGGATTGGAATCCATTAGGAGGGAGATGGGTAAAATGAGTATAGGTGCTTCACATGTGCCAATATTATTGGGACCCTCGAGGAAGAGTTTTTTGGGTGAAATATGCAACCGTGCCAATCCAGTTGAGAGAGATGCTGCCACTGTTGCAGCTGTGACAGCTGGGATTTTGAACGGTGCTAACATAGTAAGGGTCCATAATGCTGGATATGGCGCAGATGCTGCAAAG GAGGGCTACCCATCATTGTGTTAG
- the LOC120673770 gene encoding folate synthesis bifunctional protein, mitochondrial-like isoform X3, producing MYPVAKNYFGGLLQPHSFSVSDLVNPPRSSDIASRYAIPFKARSFTQCSIGGCSADQEIVIAMGSNVGDRVNTFDRALQLMKSSGLSITRHANLYETAPAYVTNQSRFLNSAIRGTTRLHPHELLKKLKEIEKDIGRTSGIRYGPRPIDLDILLYGNSKINSETLIVPHERIHERPFVLAPLVDLLGASGEDGIETSWHSLSKCSGGFFELWNKLGGESIIGTETIKRVLPVGNRLLDWSERTLVMGVLNLTPDSFSDGGKFQQVEAAISQAKLLISEGADIIDIGAQSTRPFAKRLSPNEELERLVPVLDEIMKIPEMDGKLLSVDTFYAEVASEAVKRGAHMINDVSGGLLDPKILKVAAELRVPYVTMHMRGDPSTMQSEPNLHYDDVCKEVASELYAQVREAELSGIPLWRIVLDPGIGFSKKSKHNLEVIMGLESIRREMGKMSIGASHVPILLGPSRKSFLGEICNRANPVERDAATVAAVTAGILNGANIVRVHNAGYGADAAKVCDALHKGRLED from the exons ATGTATCCTGTTGCAAAGAACTATTTTGGAGGGCTGCTCCAACCACATTCATTTTCAG TTTCTGATCTTGTCAATCCTCCGAGATCCTCAGACATAGCTTCTAGATATGCTATTCCATTCAAGGCTCGTTCGTTTACACAATGTTCCATTGGAGGATGTTCAGCTGACCAAGAGATTGTGATTGCTATGGGAAGTAATGTGGGTGATAGAGTCAATACATTTGACAGGGCATTGCAGCTGATGAAAAGCTCGGGCTTGAGCATCACTAGGCATGCCAATCTCTACGAGACTGCCCCTGCTTATGTGACCAATCAGTCACGGTTTCTTAATTCTGCCATTCGGGGCACAACTAGGCTCCATCCGCATGAGCTTCTTAAAAAGCtaaaggaaattgagaaggataTAGGCCGCACTAGTGGAATAAGGTATGGCCCAAGGCCTATTGATCTAGACATACTTCTATATGGTAATTCCAAGATTAATAGTGAGACTCTAATTGTGCCACATGAGCGCATCCATGAGAGGCCATTTGTTTTAGCACCTCTTGTAGACCTTCTAGGTGCTTCTGGTGAAGATGGTATCGAAACAAGTTGGCACTCTCTTTCGAAATGCAGTGGTGGTTTCTTTGAATTATGGAATAAACTTGGGGGTGAATCTATCATTGGCACAGAAACTATTAAAAGGGTATTACCTGTTGGGAATCGTTTGTTGGATTGGAGTGAGAGAACTCTCGTCATGGGGGTCCTTAATCTAACACCAGATAGCTTTAGTGATGGAGGTAAGTTTCAACAAGTGGAAGCTGCCATTTCTCAGGCTAAGTTATTAATCTCAGAAGGTGCTGATATCATTGATATTGGTGCTCAATCTACCAGGCCCTTTGCAAAGAGATTGTCTCCAAACGAAGAACTTGAGAGATTGGTTCCTGTTCTGGATGAGATTATGAAAATTCCCGAGATGGACGGAAAGTTGCTCTCAGTGGATACCTTCTATGCAGAAGTTGCTAGTGAAGCTGTGAAAAGAGGAGCTCACATGATCAATGATGTATCGGGTGGACTGCTTGACCCCAAAATTCTTAAAGTTGCTGCTGAACTCAGAGTTCCGTATGTTACAATGCATATGAGGGGAGATCCATCAACTATGCAAAGTGAACCAAATTTACATTATGATGATGTCTGCAAGGAAGTTGCTTCTGAGCTATATGCACAGGTGAGAGAAGCAGAGTTATCTGGGATTCCATTGTGGAGGATAGTTCTAGATCCAGGCATTGGGTTCTCCAAGAAATCGAAACATAACCTTGAAGTAATTATGGGATTGGAATCCATTAGGAGGGAGATGGGTAAAATGAGTATAGGTGCTTCACATGTGCCAATATTATTGGGACCCTCGAGGAAGAGTTTTTTGGGTGAAATATGCAACCGTGCCAATCCAGTTGAGAGAGATGCTGCCACTGTTGCAGCTGTGACAGCTGGGATTTTGAACGGTGCTAACATAGTAAGGGTCCATAATGCTGGATATGGCGCAGATGCTGCAAAGGTTTGTGATGCATTGCATAAGGGAAGATTGGAAGACTGA
- the LOC120673770 gene encoding folate synthesis bifunctional protein, mitochondrial-like isoform X1 yields the protein MLLYANKSLKKMYPVAKNYFGGLLQPHSFSVSDLVNPPRSSDIASRYAIPFKARSFTQCSIGGCSADQEIVIAMGSNVGDRVNTFDRALQLMKSSGLSITRHANLYETAPAYVTNQSRFLNSAIRGTTRLHPHELLKKLKEIEKDIGRTSGIRYGPRPIDLDILLYGNSKINSETLIVPHERIHERPFVLAPLVDLLGASGEDGIETSWHSLSKCSGGFFELWNKLGGESIIGTETIKRVLPVGNRLLDWSERTLVMGVLNLTPDSFSDGGKFQQVEAAISQAKLLISEGADIIDIGAQSTRPFAKRLSPNEELERLVPVLDEIMKIPEMDGKLLSVDTFYAEVASEAVKRGAHMINDVSGGLLDPKILKVAAELRVPYVTMHMRGDPSTMQSEPNLHYDDVCKEVASELYAQVREAELSGIPLWRIVLDPGIGFSKKSKHNLEVIMGLESIRREMGKMSIGASHVPILLGPSRKSFLGEICNRANPVERDAATVAAVTAGILNGANIVRVHNAGYGADAAKVCDALHKGRLED from the exons ATGCTCCTCTATGCTAACAAGTCACTTAAGAAGATGTATCCTGTTGCAAAGAACTATTTTGGAGGGCTGCTCCAACCACATTCATTTTCAG TTTCTGATCTTGTCAATCCTCCGAGATCCTCAGACATAGCTTCTAGATATGCTATTCCATTCAAGGCTCGTTCGTTTACACAATGTTCCATTGGAGGATGTTCAGCTGACCAAGAGATTGTGATTGCTATGGGAAGTAATGTGGGTGATAGAGTCAATACATTTGACAGGGCATTGCAGCTGATGAAAAGCTCGGGCTTGAGCATCACTAGGCATGCCAATCTCTACGAGACTGCCCCTGCTTATGTGACCAATCAGTCACGGTTTCTTAATTCTGCCATTCGGGGCACAACTAGGCTCCATCCGCATGAGCTTCTTAAAAAGCtaaaggaaattgagaaggataTAGGCCGCACTAGTGGAATAAGGTATGGCCCAAGGCCTATTGATCTAGACATACTTCTATATGGTAATTCCAAGATTAATAGTGAGACTCTAATTGTGCCACATGAGCGCATCCATGAGAGGCCATTTGTTTTAGCACCTCTTGTAGACCTTCTAGGTGCTTCTGGTGAAGATGGTATCGAAACAAGTTGGCACTCTCTTTCGAAATGCAGTGGTGGTTTCTTTGAATTATGGAATAAACTTGGGGGTGAATCTATCATTGGCACAGAAACTATTAAAAGGGTATTACCTGTTGGGAATCGTTTGTTGGATTGGAGTGAGAGAACTCTCGTCATGGGGGTCCTTAATCTAACACCAGATAGCTTTAGTGATGGAGGTAAGTTTCAACAAGTGGAAGCTGCCATTTCTCAGGCTAAGTTATTAATCTCAGAAGGTGCTGATATCATTGATATTGGTGCTCAATCTACCAGGCCCTTTGCAAAGAGATTGTCTCCAAACGAAGAACTTGAGAGATTGGTTCCTGTTCTGGATGAGATTATGAAAATTCCCGAGATGGACGGAAAGTTGCTCTCAGTGGATACCTTCTATGCAGAAGTTGCTAGTGAAGCTGTGAAAAGAGGAGCTCACATGATCAATGATGTATCGGGTGGACTGCTTGACCCCAAAATTCTTAAAGTTGCTGCTGAACTCAGAGTTCCGTATGTTACAATGCATATGAGGGGAGATCCATCAACTATGCAAAGTGAACCAAATTTACATTATGATGATGTCTGCAAGGAAGTTGCTTCTGAGCTATATGCACAGGTGAGAGAAGCAGAGTTATCTGGGATTCCATTGTGGAGGATAGTTCTAGATCCAGGCATTGGGTTCTCCAAGAAATCGAAACATAACCTTGAAGTAATTATGGGATTGGAATCCATTAGGAGGGAGATGGGTAAAATGAGTATAGGTGCTTCACATGTGCCAATATTATTGGGACCCTCGAGGAAGAGTTTTTTGGGTGAAATATGCAACCGTGCCAATCCAGTTGAGAGAGATGCTGCCACTGTTGCAGCTGTGACAGCTGGGATTTTGAACGGTGCTAACATAGTAAGGGTCCATAATGCTGGATATGGCGCAGATGCTGCAAAGGTTTGTGATGCATTGCATAAGGGAAGATTGGAAGACTGA